CCGGCCTCGATCTCGTTGACGATCAGATAGTCGCAATGCGGCAGCGACGGCGCGACGATCGCCGCGAACTCCGGGCTGGCATCGGAAACGAGGTCGACGCAGGTGATCATGCCGGAGGCGCGCACACGTTCCAGCAGGCGCGACGCGCCGGTCCTGCCGTCCTGCTCCAGCCGATCGAGCCGGCCGAGCAGCATCAGGTAGCCGATGTAGAAAATGCGGTAGCCCTTGGCGGCGAGGCCTTCGACCGGGACGTCTTCGGCTTCGAACAGGTCGTTTGCGCCGCCGTGATAGAAAAAGGTCCGGCTGTCGCCCGGCACGCTGATGACCTCGTCATAGGCCGTCAGGGCAGCGGAAACGGTGCGAAGTGCGGATGTGTCGGCGCCCAGCTTTTCGCAGTGGGCGCGGATGAGGTCGCCATGCGGGTCGGGACCGATCGCGCCGATCGCCGCCAGCGGGAACGGAGCGGCGAAGGAGGAAAGATTGGTCAGAACGTTCGCCGCACCGCCGCCGACGCCGATCTGCCGGCCGGAGAGCCGCACAAGATCGCCCTTGTCCGGCCAATGCGATGCGGTGTGCACCACATCGACGATCCAGTTTCCGGCACAGGCGATGCCCCTCTTCGTCTCAGGCGCCTCGTTCGACACGCGACAGCTCCTCGTTCCACAAGCGCCGCAGAGGCGCCTCGTCTTCCTCGATCGCCGCGAAACG
Above is a window of Rhizobium sp. NRK18 DNA encoding:
- a CDS encoding carbohydrate kinase family protein encodes the protein MSNEAPETKRGIACAGNWIVDVVHTASHWPDKGDLVRLSGRQIGVGGGAANVLTNLSSFAAPFPLAAIGAIGPDPHGDLIRAHCEKLGADTSALRTVSAALTAYDEVISVPGDSRTFFYHGGANDLFEAEDVPVEGLAAKGYRIFYIGYLMLLGRLDRLEQDGRTGASRLLERVRASGMITCVDLVSDASPEFAAIVAPSLPHCDYLIVNEIEAGRAAGIGVRSANGALMRDRLAETAGSLIRAGVKRAVVVHAPEGALWTPVEGEPIWIPSKPVNPADIVSPVGAGDAFCAAVVYGIHEGWPIRKTLNAAHLAAVACLGGATATDGIPTMGTLLQRLEAGDDTKN